AGAAGAGAAAAATTCTTGAtgaaatcttattaaaaataaaaatatgacaaatataattaatacaaatataaaatataacataaataagaAACTCACTCggtaaatttcataaattaatgtttcattCATCACGATCACGATACCAATCGTAAAACGATATGAAAATTCATAACATCGAATCTTTCATCTTTATAGATCGATATCGCAAATCGATTTTTGATTTGCTACGATCACTCGCAGTTAAATCTTGAGCGATATTAAAATGTGTTTAAAACATGTATTCGAAATACACAAAACacctattttcaaaataaagaattatatgTAGTCGATTTTTTTATGTATCAAGAGCATACCTTATGCAAAAACTTGCTTCACTTtctgaaataataaaacttcttTTCCTAGATAGCACGTGGTAAACTATTCGGTATATGTCATTcatataaagtttaataaactCCGTTCCATAACATCGAGGCATTTAAGATTGACAATACAGTACTGTCATGCACATATCCAATCAGCTGTTTCTGTTTCGTTTCTCGTAGTTATCCGTCAGATCGTTGTTGATCTTGTGCCTGCTTTCCTTCTCgttcaaaaattaatttcgacaTAAAAATTGATTCGAACAACGAATTTTAATCAACATACATATGACGATAGTGCTGAAACATAGTTAATAAAAAAATCGTTTCAATGGAAGGATCGCCGAGATGAACAACTAACCTCACTTTTCAACCGCTAGGTTCCTCGAGCAACCATGTAAATCATTGAAAACATTCCAATGTATCATTTACGTCGATCGTACGACGCGGAAAGTTCATCCACGTTCTTTTCTGCGAAATATCGGAACGGTTTGAATTGTTCTCCTCAAAGTATTATCCTCAATGAGATTTCTCGTGGAATCAAGTTGCTGCAGTGCTCTCGAAAACTTGTAGTACGGGTGCTCGGTGTCGACGTTTGCACTAATTATAATATACTATGATGACAGAGAAATCCAGGAAAATAGTGACTAGATTTCACCCGACTCACGGGGAAAATATTATGTTGAGAGAGGACAACACTGTGGCATATCGTACTGCTAGTTTTGCAAACTCTCTGGCCTTCAGCGAAAAGCCACTACAACCAGGTGAAATATTCTTGGTGGAAATTGAAAAGACTGAAAGAGGATGGAGTGGTCACATGAGACTGGGGCTGACTCTTATAGATCCTGCTTCTATAAACAATAGTCTACCACAGTTTGCTATGCCTAATCTTGCTAAGCTTGGTAATACATGGATATTTGCCATTACTAAAAGTCATACTATATGGGACAGTATTGAAGGATATGGTAGGGATTTGTAACTTGGTTTTATGTAGTTTAAATCTTTATTAACTAAGTTTtatgtttatacatatttaaggTGAAGGAATACCATCTGGAGAGAAGAAATTAATCACAGATGGAGTAAATGTGCAAACTTCTCGAGGAGTTATCCCATTTAATTCTCTTAGACCAAATACAATTGATTCTTCTCAATATATTCTACCTACAGATGCTGGTAGTCGTATTGGAATTATGTATGTGCCACAAGCTGGTTCAGATAAAGCAGAAAtgcattttataattaatgGTGAAGACCAAGGTGTATGTGGAAAAGACATACCATATAAGGCAGGTCCTTTGCGTGCTGTAGTAGATGTATATGGTACCACAAAACAAGTCAGAATAGTTCAGCTATATGGTGGTatgttctttttgtttcttagGTATATTATCTTTAGAGGAATTTCGTTTTccttaataattatatgtttcAGCAGTATCTACTCTACAAAGTGCCTGCCGTGATGCTATACTACAGTATACTAAAAGGAATGCAGTTGATTTGCTTCCACTTCCACGAGTTCTAAAAGATTATCTGTTGTACCAATCACAATGAAATTTCATCTTATCTCTTGACTGTATTTTCTCAACTTGTTTGTATAGCCATTTCAATACCCGTATAATTTCTTTGACAATTCATTTTTACTACAACTTGCAATGCATTTATCGCATAAATCATACTTTCATTTATTCTAATTACTTTATCCTAGGATGGATGAATGAAACTTTGTAAAACAAATCTAGAATTGCTTTCATTCTTCCAATTAGCTATTCTTTCACTTTTTTAACGTGTATAATTTAACATCTATGTAATACGTGTACTTTACGCAAATGCTAGGATGTAATATGTACATAATGTAAGAAGTTGTTGACAGAACACTAAATAAGTTCTGATAAGCGACGGAGTATCGCCTTTTCTAATTCTTGCATTTAGCACTTATTAGCGATTACACTTTTACAAGTTTATGGCTCTGCCTCTCTGAATTCACAAATTTCATGCCGCATgtaaatctatataaaatatcatctaAAGCAAATTTCACTCAGATCCATCGAGGTATATCATTCTTTTTCTATTGTAAAATGAATTTGGTCGCACTGTTAAGATTCGCAAAAATGGATCCGatgtttttcaaaataaatgtatttattaaaaaaaaaaaaaaaaaaaaaagaaaggaaaaatcagagattttttgAAACATCCAACCTTCTTCAATCTAGGGACTTGTGATCAAATAATTCAACGAACATTGTAATTGTATCAAGaatgttttacattttttaaattgctttTAATGTACGTTATAATAAAAACGACTGTtcacaaattaaatttttaaaaggaaCTTGCGAATCTGCTTGTTGGCAAGAAAATAATTAGCAATACCACATAAGTGAATAAAACGGTCAAGAAAGCGAGCCATCCAATCACAACCGAAGTGTACCTCCATGTCGACTTTTTTTTATTGGGAGATACTAAATTCGTATTGTCATCCACATTCATTTCGATTGTAGCCGATACTTTCGGATCCAAAAtgcttaataaaaatatctggCCTATTCTGCTTTTTAAAACCTTAACGGTGGTGACGGATATCCACGCAGGTGCTTCAGCGTTTATTTCATGCATATATCGCAGAATGCTGGTCAATATGAGTGAAAACGTGGCAAGAGCAAGAGATTTCTCATAGAATAgaactaaaaaaagaaaaaaaaatgcaatGATAATCTCCATCGATCAGAAGGATtcgtaaaataaacaaatttaaactTTCTCTCATTTAAGACTTTTTCATCCCCCATCATCCCATCTACATTTCATTCATTAGTTTACAAACaagacaaaataattaaaaacttacTTAATCGTGGAGGATGGGTTCCATTGAAAGGAAGCTTCCACTGAAGATCCAACAAGCAGAATAAATgcaaaatgaaattcaaattcgCTATTACCATACGTTCCGTGGACCTTGGCTCTAGCCACAGTACCATTAGTGTCATCGTCATCAAGACTACACatgaatgtaaaataattttttttatcatatcgCAAATCCATTTATCATAAAACGTTTATTACATTTCACAAACCTATAGCCGACGTCATATACGCTGTAGTATTCATAGAGGAATGTCTTCTTAAAAGAATATGGTAAGATAATTGATCGGTGGTAAAACCTAAACCGTACTTGGATACTATTACTCGTTCATTTTTAAAAAGATCCACCACTTCCCATTCCAAATTATCCTCGGTCGAATTCTCTGAAAACTGAGAATAATATAGAGCGCAAgaattcttcaattttctttaaaaaatttgaataattgatcCATTAAATTACCAATCACattaatatttcgtattatcaataaattaaacaatctaAAATTGGTCATCTATAGTTTATAAGGAATTAGATAGTTAACGagaattaacgataattaatgGGATCTTCGAGACATTGAAGTTTCATACATACATCGTTTAATGTGAAGGAACGTAAACTAATCTCGTTGCTTCCATGAGACCACGAAGCAATATGAATAGTACAATTCATCATATCATAAGGCCACCAAGTGTGATCAGATTCGCAAAATGTTGTGTATGTTGTCATTGGTACACAAAGTATCACACCATCGTGTTGTACTATGCACTCAGCTTGTGGCATCTCAACATCAACGCCCGTATCTGTTCTAAATGAcaagattaataataatagttaaatACTTAAACCTTATAAGCGAAAGTTTGAAAAAATGCGATCGAAATGGGTTTAACAGATCTAAAAATGATCGTTACAAAGATTGTTAATAAACGTTGAATCATACGAcacgtatttttattaataattagacTGTAGATATTTGCATTTACATCTTTATCAATAACTAGACTGCGGGATGTTTTAACAACAATTAGACTGCGAATATCAATGTAATTAAAAAGATGACACTTAAGTAGAAAATTGCATtagttattaaatattgtaacaaggGGTGTATACCTTGGATATTTTTCCACATTACGTACATTCTATGCATCTCTGCATCTTGAAAtttcgtataaatgtataaaaattcgcgGTCTATTGATAACTTACGTGCTGTGCGTTACGATATCCGGAACCCAGATCTCGTAGCTTTTCACGTGAAGAGCAGTGATAGAATCAAATTGCGATTTGTCCCAAGTGAAATGAGGGTCTTTCCAAAcctattatttattagaaatatgaaacatttaaattcCTTATATCTgttatctaataaaaataaaaaatacatcagAATGATATTACTCACCAATTTTAGCCAAACATCGAATATAACGCTGTTGCTTATAtcattctaacaaataaaaataaagaaggtaATATATCTAAAtctataaatgtattataagttgttattatagttataaaaactaaaatcctttcagttttatttatccataattatgtaattaatgtACATCGTATAAAAAATAAGTGTATAAGAAGAGTTGCTGTAACAATTAGAAGAAATATTCAAAGGAAATATGTACAAAGAACcttattatgaaattttccaGAGAAATAGGAAATCTCTTTATCTTCATATCATAAAAATTACTTACAACTTGAAATTGTTGTATGTTCAATCCCAAGTTAATAATAGTGGCGTTGTTATAATGTTTTGTGGGCCTGATTTCCCTGTCATAATCgcaaaataaataatctttcaGCCGCGTTAACGCAGAAGTGGTGGTGATGTCTTTGCACTGCATCGCGCAagtttcccgtttatataacaGAATGTTGAAGATCacaaataaaacagaaaacaaaTTCTTCATGTTTAAACCGTGAGGGCACGAAACGAAATGACAGATCCACAACTGTACATCGATAGATCGAGAAGAGCAGTCGCACGCCCAGTGAAACGTTAAACCGAGAAGGTTGAAAACCGCCCCCTTTTCTTCGTTATCGTTTAAACCTTTatcaattttagaattttcagttgtactatcaaataaaatagaagTAGACGATTTTTTATTCGGGAGATCGTTTCGATGAAACAATCGAGACCGAATATAAAATTGTTAGAAAAATCGTGACGTCTTACTGGCAGTCTGAAAAATATTGATCTTGAATCATACTTTTTGAAGTCTAAGGTGAAATTAGATTCGTCTACAGTATGATCATAAACAGTTTGTCTTTTATAGTTATACTTAATTATAAAATCTCGTTCGTATTCTATAATTATGCTTATACTACTTATCACGGTGATAAATTTAAAGATCTATATTTATACATTCCTATCAAAAGGCAATAAAAAGTATCAGTATCATTTATTATAAGAGCATCTATTAATAGAATCAGTCTATCATGGTAtcgataaacaaaaataaatttattagagGCTACACAGATTAAAATTCATACATCtatgtacataatttatttgataGCTCTACAAATCATCAATCGATTGTTGGAAAACACCATCCGTCTATAATTTAACATACCGAATAGAATGTGCACAAGGAGTAACTGAAACTCCCacaaatataataagaaaagaaaggcATATCCATAAATGATCGTTTATTGACAATGAGAATCTACAATTGACTTTTGATGAAATGTAGAACAAGAAACGATTTTTCATGTGGATGGTACAAGAGTGATCAGAATGATAATGTAGGTGAAAATGATCACGAAGAAAGACAGCCATTCAATGATGGCAGCGAAATGTCTCCACGACGATTCCTTCGGTTCGCTTCCAGATTTTGGTAAGTCTGAATTATCCTCGCCTTCTCCGCCCAATATTCCCGTGGTAGACAATTTGGAATCGTCGTCAGTAAGAATAAGAAAACGCCCAGCTCTGTTACTCAAGATGAACGATGTGGTCGTAGAGATCCAATAGGGCACCTCGATGCTCATTTCTTGCATTTTACGGAGTGCAGCGGTTAAAACTAAGGCGAACACGGCTAAAGCTAATGAATCTCGGTAGTACAGTACTGAAAGAACAAGCATTTGAACTGTAGAGAATATATCTGTTACGATTATTACGTTGATTACAAGATAAGTTGCCGGCAAGTAAAGAGCAGGATATCTACTTTGATAGTCtaatagaatatttcaatgtgacAGATGTGGTAGAATGGTTGGATAAGATATTTGCGTGAGTTATGCGAATGTATTATATTTAGCTAGcattatgtaataaatacttACATATATTTGGAGGATTAATACCATTGTGAGGTAGCTGCCAGTGCAAATCGAACATACAAAGTATATGGCAGATTAAATTCACACCAGCAACAGCCATTCTTTCCGTTGATCTCGAATCCAACCAAAGTACAGTTAACGTAAGTAACATCATCGCTATAGCAGGTGTGATATACGTAGTATGCATTACACCATAATGCCGACTTATAGCGAACTCATAAACGATCATCGGATAAGTATCGTTTGGACAGCATTTATATTTCCTTAATACTTTGTACGCGTTTAGTACTTTGAAATCCCACTCGGTATTATTCGCGAACCCATCCATTTGGAACTATCAAATCACGtaagattaaatattatattacgatattaaCTCTTCATGGGCAAGTACATATATTTCCGCATCTCTATTTTCGTGGACAAACTGGGACGTCTGTGTCCCACGTCcaattcttttattattctaaGCTTTTAAAAATTCTGGAATATTTATTGAAGCTCGTACTGTGTCACACAATTGGCTTTcgagtaaaataattaaaatgtttccCGGGACAATTAAAGATTCGCTTGAAGGAATTcacaaatgaaatttcactcgGTGTACAAGCGACTTAGGCTGCCTAAGAagaattaatatcaattatttaagATATCATAAATTTTCTCGAATTTCACTCAAGGAGTCTATCAAAATTCTATTGTCTTATTTCGCTAGCTTtggaatttcgaaaatatttatgaaaattggaACCATTTCAACTCAATACCAATTACCGCTTTCTTGTCTAGATTAAAATTCACTTCCTCCCCCGAATGAGACCACGAACCAAAATTAATTCGACACCGATGCGTGTCGTAGGGCCATGAAGCAAAGTCTGTGGCGCATTTAGCAACGTGCATCACCGATGGTACACAGCTAACCGATCCTGTGTTGAAGACCAAACATGTCGTCGGTGGTATACCGGTCTGGTCGAACATCATATCGCCACTAGACAAaagaaataagatatttaatgaTTAACAGACGATACTTACAAACGAACGATAAATTTACGAACGATATATTTATGTCTTTTATTTCGGTCAAAAGGAAATTAAgttcaagaaaaattaatatcctAGCGCTTCTAATGCTTATAATCGAAATATCGATGATTTTTCAAAATCGCAGAGCACAAGATGAGTGCAAGattctattttaataaaaggaCCAATCTTGATTTCGTGTTccaattaaaattcatattttcgatGTCAATTTCTATTATTCTAAGATTTTTGAGAATGCTTGAGAATATTTTTTTGAGGAATGTAATGACGATCATTCTGCTGCTTACGAATTATAGACGGAAATATCAGGAATCCAAATGCTATCGCTTCGTACGTGAATAAAATTGATTCCATCAAAGTCGCTGGGCTTCCAAGACAGATGGGCGTCGTTCCAAACCTACAAATAAAAGTGCTTGAACTCTTCCATGAGAAATGCGATAAATAAGTAAGTAAATTAAAGAATAAACGTCACTTACGAGCGTCATCCAACTGTGCAGTGTCATTCTACCATTCCAATCATCCTAGAGGCCGATTCCAGCAAATAATAACACAGACGTACAATAAGATCGAGATCTTTAGATCGTgaacaatttaaataatttcgaaaacatatattttgttttttaattgacGCTTACGAAATCCAGGATTTTTGGTAGTAGTTGCATGGTGACGTTGTTGGCAACTTGATGAGACAGAGTCGGTCGAATGCTGCTATCATATTCACAGAATAGGAATCTCTTCAACCTCAACATTGGCGGGACGATGTCATGACTTTTGCAATTGTATGCAAGTTCGACATCCTCGAGAAAAGCAATTGCTGAGACAGTATTTGGAATCGAAATGAAACTTTTTGAATGGCAGAACTTCGAAGTAGTAGAATTGCAATAATAAGATCCTCATAAAGCTCacgaacaataaaaaaaaaaggaacaagaagtaattataatattaaaataataatttaacgaatTTTGTTAAGATTAACAGGAAgcgaaaattaaatttacaaattacataATAGTGAATCTTTCAACAATTTAGTTACCACTAAAAACATCGATACATTATGTGAAactgaatttttaaaatgatcGTGGCTGTTATTATTAAAGCACGAAGCTTATTATCATCTTAAGCGATGGGCTTTTGCATCTTTTTGAAAGGTTCGGAACTCGAACTAAATATAATACGTTCGTTCATACCACCAAAatcgttaatatttatttttaaacagaATGATAGTAAAGCACCGAATAGAAAAATTCTAGCGATACAATATCAAGAAAAATCACAGACAGaacacaatttttataattttttatttcctgtCTTAAGTTAAAAGAGAGAGATGACAGCGATGATCGATGACACTTTACCCGAATTATAGCCAAGAAGAAGGAAACATCCAAGCACCGTTTGTATTCTCATTTTGATTGAAATGAGCCAACAGCCATCAGTCGACTGAACGATTTCTCGTTCGTGGCAGAACGATTATCAGACGCCCCGTGAAATTCGAAGCTACAGATACGCGAGACGCCCCCAGGGTGGTTCaatacttttcaaatattttcagataGAGTAATAATAACGAGAGGATTCGCTATACATAAGCAATCTGACTAGCCGACGGAATTTTCGATGAGTTTATTCAACCGTGTTCCAGAAGAGTTATCGTTTTCATTGTACAATGATTTGAAGCATAATTTCTAAAATACTTTCGCGATCAATCACATCATACTCGGATTGTATAAGATTAAATTCACTTCTCCTGATCATATTATccattaaacaaataataaccCCTCTTATCAAATCAAAATAAATACGTCGAAAGTCTTCATATTtcagaaagagaaaatttcatttaacaaacgtataaagtaacacattatatTAAAACAAAGGATTTTAACACTCGATCCGTCAATGTACGTGTAGTCTGTTAACTATGCATCATATCCATTCAATGTATAAAATCGTTCCGCAACAACATATAGTATAACTTTACTtgaaagataaagagaaaaacACGAGCAATTtcgatatatatcatatagcaatttcgatatatatatatatatatataatatacttcgtgtatttcgatatattttaaagagTAAAGATGTGCTATATAGAGAATATTTTAACCATGGAAAACAGTATAACAAACATATTAATACTACGGTAGAAATCTTTAGAATTATAGCTTTTGTAACAAAAGGGTTAATATCTTAGTCGCGATATCCGGCGGAACAAGTTCTCTCATTGTTGAAATGAGTTCATCGCTACAGTTTCTCCCGTACGTGCTTACAATACCGATAAAGTAGCTATTTGGACATGCGTAGTACTACGTTTTCCTTTATATACA
This genomic window from Bombus terrestris chromosome 9, iyBomTerr1.2, whole genome shotgun sequence contains:
- the LOC100646912 gene encoding neuralized-like protein 2, with translation MMTEKSRKIVTRFHPTHGENIMLREDNTVAYRTASFANSLAFSEKPLQPGEIFLVEIEKTERGWSGHMRLGLTLIDPASINNSLPQFAMPNLAKLGNTWIFAITKSHTIWDSIEGYGEGIPSGEKKLITDGVNVQTSRGVIPFNSLRPNTIDSSQYILPTDAGSRIGIMYVPQAGSDKAEMHFIINGEDQGVCGKDIPYKAGPLRAVVDVYGTTKQVRIVQLYGVSTLQSACRDAILQYTKRNAVDLLPLPRVLKDYLLYQSQ
- the LOC125385621 gene encoding neuronal acetylcholine receptor subunit alpha-5-like yields the protein RLFHRNDLPNKKSSTSILFDSTTENSKIDKGLNDNEEKGAVFNLLGLTFHWACDCSSRSIDVQLWICHFVSCPHGLNMKNLFSVLFVIFNILLYKRETCAMQCKDITTTSALTRLKDYLFCDYDREIRPTKHYNNATIINLGLNIQQFQVNDISNSVIFDVWLKLVWKDPHFTWDKSQFDSITALHVKSYEIWVPDIVTHSTTDTGVDVEMPQAECIVQHDGVILCVPMTTYTTFCESDHTWWPYDMMNCTIHIASWSHGSNEISLRSFTLNDFSENSTEDNLEWEVVDLFKNERVIVSKYGLGFTTDQLSYHILLRRHSSMNTTAYMTSAIVLMTMTLMVLWLEPRSTERMVIANLNFILHLFCLLDLQWKLPFNGTHPPRLILFYEKSLALATFSLILTSILRYMHEINAEAPAWISVTTVKVLKSRIGQIFLLSILDPKVSATIEMNVDDNTNLVSPNKKKSTWRYTSVVIGWLAFLTVLFTYVVLLIIFLPTSRFASSF
- the LOC100646787 gene encoding neuronal acetylcholine receptor subunit alpha-3 isoform X2, whose amino-acid sequence is MLRLKRFLFCEYDSSIRPTLSHQVANNVTMQLLPKILDFDDWNGRMTLHSWMTLVWNDAHLSWKPSDFDGINFIHVRSDSIWIPDISVYNSGDMMFDQTGIPPTTCLVFNTGSVSCVPSVMHVAKCATDFASWPYDTHRCRINFGSWSHSGEEVNFNLDKKAFQMDGFANNTEWDFKVLNAYKVLRKYKCCPNDTYPMIVYEFAISRHYGVMHTTYITPAIAMMLLTLTVLWLDSRSTERMAVAGVNLICHILCMFDLHWQLPHNGINPPNILLYYRDSLALAVFALVLTAALRKMQEMSIEVPYWISTTTSFILSNRAGRFLILTDDDSKLSTTGILGGEGEDNSDLPKSGSEPKESSWRHFAAIIEWLSFFVIIFTYIIILITLVPST
- the LOC100646787 gene encoding neuronal acetylcholine receptor subunit alpha-3 isoform X1; translated protein: MRIQTVLGCFLLLGYNSAIAFLEDVELAYNCKSHDIVPPMLRLKRFLFCEYDSSIRPTLSHQVANNVTMQLLPKILDFDDWNGRMTLHSWMTLVWNDAHLSWKPSDFDGINFIHVRSDSIWIPDISVYNSGDMMFDQTGIPPTTCLVFNTGSVSCVPSVMHVAKCATDFASWPYDTHRCRINFGSWSHSGEEVNFNLDKKAFQMDGFANNTEWDFKVLNAYKVLRKYKCCPNDTYPMIVYEFAISRHYGVMHTTYITPAIAMMLLTLTVLWLDSRSTERMAVAGVNLICHILCMFDLHWQLPHNGINPPNILLYYRDSLALAVFALVLTAALRKMQEMSIEVPYWISTTTSFILSNRAGRFLILTDDDSKLSTTGILGGEGEDNSDLPKSGSEPKESSWRHFAAIIEWLSFFVIIFTYIIILITLVPST